The Caenorhabditis elegans chromosome II genome has a segment encoding these proteins:
- the T05A8.2 gene encoding uncharacterized protein (Partially confirmed by transcript evidence), whose protein sequence is MFFEFLAATAKLVAGTGLLGTVAVAIPVVVVSYIAVNSVWNHFHDDTSEVSREHPPSYEEVSWNEPTCTHQDISSNQFSNFHQPATWSEPWFPYQDVCWNGLTSIPQAVFQSELSNSHQPVPQSESSCSGERVCPYCGRRNCPGPVYIPSQMKIPPKLPSVRKTKQYRYNSKTEKFTFSNDSSSTDEVRVIANYVAGNVPRGQDKLKELFEALKIMQLQTMHLKASSTP, encoded by the exons atgttttttgaatttttggctgcTACTGCTAAATTGGTTGCTGGAACGGGTCTCCTGGGTACTGTTGCCGTTGCAATACCTGTCGTCGTGGTGTCATATATTGCAGTCAATTCTGTTTGGAACCACTTTCACGACGACACATCGGAAGTATCCCGTGAACATCCACCCAGTTATGAAGAGGTTTCTTGGAATGAACCTACCTGTACTCATCAAGACATTTCTtccaatcaattttccaattttcatcaacCCGCCACTTGGAGTGAACCATGGTTTCCATATCAGGATGTTTGTTGGAATGGACTCACTAGTATTCCTCAAGCCGTCTTCCAGAGTGAACTATCCAACTCTCATCAACCCGTCCCTCAGAGTGAATCATCATGTTCTGGTGAACGTGTATGTCCTTATTGCGGACGGCGGAATTGTCCTGGCCCTGTTTACATCCCATCTCAAATGAAGATTCCTCCAAAACTTCCTTCTGTTCGCAAAACCAAACAGTATCGGTATAAttccaaaacagaaaaattcacGTTTTCCAATGATTCGTCTTCTACTGATGAAGTTCGCGTAATAGCTAATTATGTTGCTGGGAATGTACCAAGAGGACAAGATAAACTTAAAGAATTGTTTGAAGC gttgaaaataatgcaattgCAAACAATGCATTTGAAGGCCTCCTCCACTCCCTGA
- the nlp-99 gene encoding Neuropeptide-Like Protein (Confirmed by transcript evidence;~Product from WormBase gene class nlp): MASSTSTTLFFLLLVATSSMMMGHVSAGRIIPQSYTGVDPGIQFELLTAKRGDGYGWNDCEFSPLSCLLKRRRRSA, translated from the exons ATGGCATCCTCCACCTCCACAACACTATTCTTCCTTCTGCTcgttgccacgtcatcaatgATGATGGGACACGTCTCCGCGGGCCGAATTATACCACAG TCCTACACCGGCGTCGACCCCGGAATCCAATTCGAGCTGCTCACCGCAAAACGTGGCGACGGATACGGATGGAACGACTGCGAGTTCTCACCACTCAGCTGCCTGCTCAAACGACGACGACGATCAGCTTAA